Below is a genomic region from Rhodohalobacter sp. 614A.
CAGTTAGTGGATAATAGTAGCTGTAGACTCATCATTTGATCGTCAGATTCAAAAACTTATTTTTTTTATGTGTTTTTGTTTTCAGGTTTTTGAACAACAAACCACCAACAATGCACAACATCCAATAAATTTAAAAAGATTGCTATCTTACTCTCTCGCTACTAATCATTCAAATGTTTATCTATGAACCACACAGCCATATATCCCGGTTCTTTTGATCCGCTTACAAACGGACATCTCGACATCCTCAAACGGGGCGTTCAAATGTTCGACAAAGTGATTGTAACCGTGGCCGTAAACAACAAGAAAAAGGCTGTATTTACAGGACAGGAGCGCGTTGAACTGATTAAAGAGGCCATAAAAGGCAAAGATTGGGCTGATAAAGTTGAGGTGGAACAATTTACCGGACTGTTGATTGATTATGCCCGGAAAAAAGAGGTCAATGTTCTTCTACGCGGCGTCCGCCAGATTTCTGATTTTGAATACGAATTCAGAATGGCGCTCACAAATCGCCGGCTCGCTCCCGAAATTGATACGCTTTTCCTGATGCCTGATGAGCAACTTACCTTTATTTCGGCCACTATTGTTAAAGAAGTTGCCGAATGGAATGGAGATTTGAGCAGCTTTGTGCCAGACCATGTGGCGAAGGCTTTGAGAGAGAAGTACGGTCATTGAGAATTAAAGACCTTCTGAAATAACGTGCGTTAAAGATAAAAAGACTCACATTAAGATAGCTCATCCAACAACCGCTTTACCTGTAAATCCCCAAATCCGTAGATGCTTTCCCTCTTGTTGAATTCTCTGAAGATGGTTCCAAAATCATCGGTTTTCAGCTCTTCTCGGATTTCAATCAGAGATTCTGTAGGTCTGCCATGATTGCCATTTGAAGGAATTCTATCGATGTGAGCCTGAATCGCCGGAAGGAGAAATGGAAGATCATTTTCCAATTCTTTGCCGATTTCCAACATCTCATCCGTTTTTTCCAACTGATACAGTTCCCAAAGTGCTGCAAGTTTCTCAATTTGGGTGAGCTTCCTCTTGTTTTCAAAAATGCCCAATAATTCAGCTTCGTTTAATCCTCCGAAGCCGAACCGGGTATGTATCTCCGGCCTGACAAGATAGATGGAATACTCCTTTGAAGGATCTCTCAGCAAGCTACACACAAACCAAAAATTCACCTGGCAAAACAGGTCATCTTCAAACCATAGATTAATTTCTGCACCGTGTGGAAGGTTAGAGATTTTTTCAAATTCAGATGCTGTTTTCGGATAGTAATCTTCTTTTGTAAATCCTTCATAGTTCTCCGAAATGAACCGAGAACGGGTTTCGAAAAGATTCTCCAAAGAATCTCCGTCTACAGGTCCATCCACCAAACATTCTCGAGCCACAATGATTTCACCCGGAATTTGTCTGGGAAATTGTTCTTTGAGAGCATCTCCATTTAAAATGTGGTATTGAGTGATCATAAAATTGAAAATGAATGAAGTCAAACTCAAAATATAATGGAATTCATATTAGAAAATGCTGAATTCCGTAAATCCTTTTGGTAACTTTCAGATTGGTAAATTTCGGAAAAATCTTAAAATCAATAAAATGATCTCAAAAAGAGCTCAAAACGTATCACCATCACAAACCATGAAAGTCTCGGGCAGGGCGAAAGAACTTGCACGGGAAGGAAAGTCTATCATCTCATTAAGCGCCGGCGAACCGGATTTTAAAACACCGGCTCACATTTGCAACGCGGCTATTGATGCCATCACCGAAGGATTTCACGGCTACACGATGAATACCGGTATGCCCGAATTACGGGAAGCGATCAGTGAAAAACTAAAACGGGAAAATCGCATTGACATCCCGCCATCACAAATTGTACTCTCAAACGGCGCAAAGCAGTCCGTAGGATTTACCCTGCTGGCAACGATTGATAAAGGAGATGAAGTGATTATTCCGGCTCCATATTGGGTTTCTTATCCCGAGATGGTGAAACTGGCTGAAGGCGATCCGGTAATTGTAAACACACAATTTTCCAATAATTACAAGCTGACAGCCGAGCAGCTTGAAGAAGCTCTGACCGATAAAACCAAAGCAATCATTCTGTGCTCGCCATCGAACCCAACGGGCTCATGCTACACCCGCAACGAGCTAAAAGAGCTGGCTTCTGTTTTGGATGAATATCCCGATGTGATCATTCTTTCGGATGAGATCTACGAATATATCGTTTTTGAGGGCGAGCATGTGAGCATACTAAATGCAGCTCCTCATCTCAAAGACCGCACTGTGGTGATCAATGGATTTTCGAAAGGGTTTGCCATGACCGGCTGGCGACTCGGTTATATGGCAGGGCCAAAACCCATTGCCGATGCCGTTGCAAAAATCCAAAGCCAGGAAACCTCGGCCCCATCTTCCATTTCCCAAAAAGCGGGACTTGCCGCATATACCGGCACCATGAAGCCCGTTGAGGATATGAAAGCAGCTTTTAAAAAACGTCGTGATTATATTGTACAGGCATTGCAGGCTATTGAAGGTGTTGAATGCTTTACGCCATCCGGCGCTTTTTATGTGTTTCCTGATGTTCACGTTTTCCTGGGCAAATCAACCCCGGACGGAAACGTAATTGAAACCACAACCGATCTGGCAATCTACCTGCTTGAAGAGTTTGGAGTGGCTACTGTACCCGGTGATGCATTTGGCGAACCGAGTGGGTTACGCCTCAGTTATGCCGCCTCCATGGACGATCTTGAGGAAGCGATGGTCAGAATCAGCAAGGGGTTGTCCTCTTTATCATAACGTTGCTATCTTTGTGGGTAACTTTTTTCTAAATACATCTGTCAGGATGGTAATAAAATAAGGTTTGGCACATTTTATGCTTAGAGTGTGACGTAACTACTCAATAAGACAATTTTTAATTATGCCAACATACGAATACAAACGTGAAGACGGATCCGTGTTTGAAATCACACAAAGCATCAACGACGATCCTCTTGAAACATGTCCAACCACAGGCCAGCCAGTAAAACGCATCATCTCCGGCGGCGGCGGTGTAGTCTACAAAGGCACAGGCTGGTACGTAACGGATTACAAGAACGGTGCTCACAAAAACATCAACAATTCTGAACCAAAAACTTCAGGAAAAACTGATTCAACAGAATCTAAAGCGAAAGACTCCAAAGATTCCAAGGAGTAACAGTGGAACAAAACGATTCCCTAAAATCAGACACACACCAGCAAGCCATCGACCAGTTTGTACTTCTCTGGGGTGAGATGGCTTCTGCCTGGGGAATCAACAAAACGATGGCTCAGATTCACGCACTGCTCTATGCCGAGAGCGAACCGCTGGATACGGATGCGATCATGAAACAGTTGTCGATCAGCCGGGGAAATGCCAACATGAATCTCCGGAATCTGCTGCATTGGCAACTGGTTCAAAAAGTACATTATAAGGGTGAGCGGCGTGATTTTTATACGGCCGAAAAAGATGTTTGGAATATCGTGGCCATCCTGATCCGGGAACGTCATCAGCGCGAAATTGAGCCGATTAAAGACAATCTCACAAAAACTCTCGAATTTTTTGAGGAGGACAGTTCTGATGAACAAACCGAAGCCGAATTCAAGGAAAGGCTCGAAAATTTTATCGAATTCCTGGAAATGTTCGATCGGTTCACAAAAGCCTTACTTCCATACATCAACAAGAAAAACCTGACGTTTCTGAAGCACCTTGTAAAACTGGCCGAAGCCCATCAATCACTGAAGGGAAACAAGCCGGTTAAAGAGTGATCTTATGAGCAAGAGCCATCGAAAAATTGGCGATGAGGGAGAAGATATTGCCGTTGCTTATCTTGAAGCGAAAGGCTGGCACATTATTGACCGAAACTATTTTTTTGAGAAAGCCGAAGTTGATATTGTAGCCACGGACGGAACCTTTATCATTTTTGTAGAAGTAAAATTGCGGTCGGGTATTTTTTTCGGAAGGCCGGAAGAATTTGTCACCCCCGGAAAAGAAAAAAACATTAAGAAAGCAGCCGAAGCCTGGGTTTACGAACGAAAAATGGAAACGGCTATGGTACGCTTTGATATTATCGCCATTGTTCAAAAAAAGGGCGGGGAATCGGAAATTTCTCATTTTGAAGACGCCTTCAGGTAGCTCTTTATTGACGGTTCTATCACCATATATTATATGTATTGAGAAATTGTAGGAATTAAAATGGCTGCCAGACAACGGTTTACTTTTATCGAATACCTCCGGAGTGCACTATCCATTTTGCTGTTTTTTGTACTTCTTTTGATTTTTACGCCGGTCATCTTCGTACTTTTAATTCTCTCTTTTGGCAGGCTGACCAATTTTGTCATAGAACGAATTGCCCCGGCCATTGCTATTCCCGTATTACGAGTTGCCGGAATCAATTTCAGGATCAAAAAATATGTAGATCCTATTCCCGCTCCGGCTGTTTATATCGTTAATCATAGTTCCACTCTCGACCTTCTTACCATTCTTGCCCTCGGGCTTCCAAAAGCCCGTTTTGTAGCCAAATGGCAACTTCAGTACAATCCCATTTTTTTCGTATTGGGTCATCTTACGGGCCAGGTTTTTATCCGCCGCGAACATTCTGACAAAGCCGTGGAAACCCTGAAAAAGAATGTGGATCGAATCAAAAAAAATAATTTATCTATCATGCTGGCCCCGGAAGGTTCGAGGAAACACCGCGGTATTATTGGCCCATTTAAAAAAGGCCCTTTCCGGATGGCTATGGATTTGGGATATCCCATTGTGCCGATCTATTTTGAAGGCAACCGGGAATTAAGTACCGAGGATTTTTTAATCACTAAATCGGGAACATGCACCGCCCATATTCATCCAGCTATCGATACATCCGGATGGTCGATGGAAAAACTGGACATTCATATTTATGATATTCGCAATCTTTACCTGAAATGGGCCGGTGTAGAAAATGATGAGATTGTGTAAAGCAATCGCTCATTATTATTTTATTGCATACATTTAAAGCTAATTATCATCCATATATTCTAGTACCGTCTACCCATTGATCTAATTTTTTAGGACATGAAAATCTCAATAAACGAGAATAGCACTGCTGAATTTTCTGAACGTATTCAACTCAAATCAAAGAAGGGGATAACAACTTCGAATGCCGATTTTTTTGCGGCAAACCTGGGCTCACATGTGGAAGAAAATGAGACCCGTTTCCTGCTTTGGCATCCTAAAATCAAGGAAACCAAACAAGTATTCATTGACTTTTACCTGCCGGATATTGACCTACTATTCGACAAGCCGGAACAGCATACCACGATGACTTACTATCGGTTTGAAACAACGTGTGTGGATGATTTTTCTCTTGTTGTTATGAATAATCTGCCGGTTGGAAATCGAAATCATTTTGGTGCTTTTTACCAATTTATTTTCATGTCTGATGAGGGTGAAGAAACCATTGTTCGCGACCCCATGGCGTGGTCTATGCCGTACGGAATTAATGCCCCGGCTGAGGTTTATGATGTCAATTCTGTACTTTCTGCAAGAAAGGATAAAGAGTATTTTGAAAATCTTCGCAACAGTTTCAAGACAGAAGAAACCAACAGGGTTCAGCCATCCACAAATTTACTCGAAATTCATACCGGAACCGCCACAATGGATGGCACACTCGGCTCTCTTGCCAATCGCTATAAACAGATTGCAACAGCGCTTGGAAATGGCGAACAACTCTCTCCTGATGAAAAAAACCTGATTGGGTTCGACGGTATCGAATTAATGCCTGTGGATCCTGTGATTGAACATCCGGAGAGCACTGCTTTCTGGAGTACAATCCAGACTCCTGAAGAAAATGGCACTGAAATTACACTTCACATCCGCAAACCGAATGTTACAAATTGGGGATATGACATTGTTATTTTCGGATCGGCAGCGGTCAATCCGTCTATTCTTTCAACAGGCCGCCCGCATGAACTTCTTGACTTGATTGAAACTCTTCACAATTTCCCAAATGGACCTAAAAAGGTAGTTCTGGATGTGGTTTACGGACACGCTGACAATCAGTCCGTAGACTTATTGCCGGAAGAGTTTTTTGCCGGTCCCGGTATTTATGGGCAAAATGTAAATATCAAACATCCATTGGTTCGAGCCGCCATTCTCGAAATGCAGCGACGTAAAATGAACTGGGGATTCGACGGCATTCGTGTAGACAGTGCTCACGATTTTAAATACTATGTTGCCGAGTTTGACGAGGTTCATTATGACGATGAATTTCTGAAAGAGATGAGCGAAGTGGAACAAACCGTTGCGGGAGTTTCTTACAAGCCCTGGATGATTTTTGAAGACGGCCGGCCATGGCCCCGAACTGATTGGGAGCTGGCCTGCACCTATCGCGTGGTTACCGAAAAGCAGAAACATCCGTATCAATGGTCACCCATGATTTTTGCCTATAATACGCCTTATAATTACACGTATTGGGTATCAAAGTGGTGGCGCCTGAAAGAACAGTTTGAGTACGGAGACAAATGGATTACCGGGTACGCCAATCACGATACCATGCGGCGGGGCATCCAGGCAAACCCGGAAACGGTTAACATAAATTTTCTTCTGGGTAACTCCCTGAAGATGGTGATGATCAATGCCTATAACAATCCGTCAACCACACTGTTGATGAATGCTTTTTTGCCCGGGGTTCCGATGGATTTTGTTCAGGCGCTCGGCAATACGCCGTGGAGCTTTTTCAGAAATACGGATGCTAAATTTGCGATTAAAGTCGCAGCTGAAGATGCTTATTTCACCGAGTGGCAAATCACAGATATTGAATATCGTAATTCACGCTTCTTTAAAAAGTTGAAGAATCTCGGTTTCCGAAACCTCGAAGATCTGCGACGTTTTGCCAAGGCACTTCTGAGTTTTGTGAGAGTCACCGATTACGATCCTGAAAATATTGTTGACCTCATCAATCAAACCAAACCATCTTTTAAACCGGCTGAATGGTCGTTGGAAAAACTGAATGAGTACGCTGAATCCTGGATGACCGACATTCACGAATATTGCAATGCCGATATGCAGGCAGATTACATGGATGTGAAAAAGTCGGACTTTAATTTAAGTACCCGGGAGTACCGGCTTAAAAATGGCTGGTTGAATAACAGTTTTACATCAGCCGACTTCTTAAAATACAGGGAGCCTGTTGAAGGAGCCGTTATTTATTATGGACATCGGAAGAACCCTGAAACCGGAAAAGAGTTGATTTTTATCGCGAATATGGAAGGTCAGTCTCGGCAAATAACTCCTGTAAACCTTGACCTCCCAATAAACAACCCGAACGAGTGGGAAGTGGCTTTAGCAACGCCATCTGTTCGGGCTCGGAAAATTGATCAGCCTATTCGTTTATCTATTTCTCAGGGAATTCTTTTTGAAAAAAAAGTATAGGATAAGATCGTTTCTTTTTAATAAAGTATATGCAAAAATCTATTTTTCTCTGTAGAAATATATTTTTTTATTGGAAGCGTCTTTACCACTCTTAATCTTCACATTATTCTCTTGATTGTACTGATAAACCGCTGTTCTCATTGAATTTACACTTTTATCATTTGTATATGAAACTTCAACAGCCTGTCCACCTGGTTCCAGCTTATCCAAAGCATCCATAAGTGGCTTGAATTTGGAAGATCGCCTCTTGCTTGATTTAATTTGGGTTCTTTTCACAAACTTTATATTCATAACTAAACAATAACTTTACTTTTTTTAAGAACTTATTTAAGACTCGACAATATTAGATCATCTATTTCTTGAAAGGAAAAAAGAAAATAATATTTTCCTAAACCTATTTCAATCGTTGAAAATTAAAATTACCTCCATAAATATTATTCATGAATTTTTGATAGAAAAGTTGTATAAAATCCTGACTAATTAGCTACACCCGAACATAGTTCGTAACGGGTTATTCATTATTCTTACAAACACATACATTTTAATTTTAAAATTATAATATGCTTGAAACTACAAGACATAATTATAGATTAATTACTATTCTGATTTCAACGCTTGGAGCAGGAATTCCACTTTGGACAACAAACAGACGCCAAATTGACTTTGCTGACACCGAATTCCTCCTTACATGGGTTGGTATTGGGTTGTTGGCCTCACTGGTTGTTCGTTTTGTGGTAAACTTAAAAATACGTGATATGATTGGCTGTTTCTCTATTGGGTATGTTATAGCCGTTGTGCTTCATTTTGTGAGCTCCATACTTGTAGATAATTATGTACAGGCAAGGTTTGAACTCTCTTTATTACTTGCAATTCTTGTAGGGGCTCTTTCGGGATGGCTTGGATCCCTGATGTGGATGGGACTCAGGAAGAGTAATGGGAAAAAAGCATAAAAAATGCACAATCTCAGTCTCTGAAATTGTGCATTTCCAGATATATTTAGTGCGGCTTAATCCTTCACACATCTTAGCGGAGCACCTCCTGATTTCGCTCCGACATCCATCACACTGTCAGAGTTTGTAATCCATATCATTTCTCCATTTTCGCTATCTGCCTCTTCATTTGACCAATAAATAACCGAGCTGCCTCTTCCATTCAGATTACCAGAAGTAGTGATTACACCAGCACCATGAATTCTCAATAATGAATCAAAAGCATCTGAGAGATTTCCATGAGCCATTCCATCATCACTTTTCGGCGCAGAAAGAAAATCTGCCCATTCATCGCTGCCTGGTATATGCCACTTACTACCAAACGCCATCCGACATGGATCATTTTCTATATCCCAGTCGCTGTTCTTTTCCTCACCAATTGGCCAGCCACCCCCAGGTATACGGCTACTCCCATCATGATAATATCCCTGCCTTTTGTTAAACTGAAAAAACCATCCAGCGCGGCCGTCATCAGAATCGACCTCATTTTTTACAGCACCGGTAGAGCCAAGATTTCTCTCAATCCAAATTTTATCAACTCCGCCTTTCCATTGCGATTCTACTAGCCTGTAAGAACGCTCTTCAAACTGAGAATCTCCGCTTGGCGTAACACCATCGAGAAATCCATGTGAAACGTATCCCGCTACAAGCTCTACAGTTTCCCCAAAGGCTGTTCCGGCTTTGTTGATCGCATATGCCCTCGCATAGTAGGTACTTCCTTGTGTGAGGCCAGTTAGTTTACTTGTAAATGAGCCAAGGCCCTCTCCATCAGAAGCGCAGTCGTCAGTGGTATTTGGAAACTCATCGCCAGTTGACCAGCATACGCCCCGTTCCGTCACTTCCAAACCGCCATCATCATGAACCGTACCATCAATGAAAACGGAAGTTATACGCATGTCGCTCCATTCATTGGTTTCTACTTCAGCTCTTCCGCCAAAAATTGCAATGATATTCATATCACCTGTTACTGTTACGGTTTCAGGATTATTGTCGCCGGAAAGATCTCCTCCCCATTCTTTGAATACTGCCAGTTCATCAGGATCTGCTGTTATTTCAATTTCATCTCCATAGGAGTAGGAATCTTTAGACGGTTCAATATTTATACTTCCATTCCCTTCAGTTGCGAGATCAACATCATATTGGGCTTCAGTAAAGATGGCGGCCACACTCTTGTTGCCGTCGATGGTTATTTCTATTGGATTGTCGTCTCCATCCAGATCGCCCTCCCAATGCTCAAACTTCCAGCCGGCATCCGGTTCGGCCGTAAGTTCTACTATTGTATTCTTTTCATACGTTTTGGCCTTTCCTGTCACTTCCTGGCTCACACTTCCCTCGCCATCAATGGTTACATCAAGGTCAAAACTGTTGTCGGCAAAAACAGCGGTTACCGTTTTGTCGCCATCCATTGTGATCTCTTTGGGATTCTCGTTTCCATCCAGATCTCCTTCCCAGCGGACAAATCTCCATCCGGATTCGGGATTGGCCGTAAGCTCTATGGTGGATTCATAAGGATAACTTGTTTTTGAAGCCTCATCCACCAATTGCTGATCTATACTTCCCTGACCGGTTATTTCAACGGTTAATTCATATTCGCCTCTCTCAAATACGGCTGTTACTTCTTTTTCGCCATCAATAGTAATTTCAGTAGGATTTTCTGTGCCCTCGATATCTCCTTCCCATCTGGCGAACTGCCAGCCTTCCGCCGGATTTGCCGTCACTTTCACTACCGTTTCGTATTGATAATCTTTGGCTGGCTCTTCTACTATTTCTTCGGTTACATTTCCCTCTCCCTGAGATGTTACTGTGAGCGGATAATCTTTTCTTTCAAATACAGCGGTTACACTTTTTGCTTCATCCATCGCAAGGGTCTGTGGATTTTCATTCCCGGAAAGATCATCCCGCCACTCTACAAACACCCAGCCATCATCCGCTACAGCGTTCAATTCCACTTCTGTACCGATTTCATAATCAGTTTTTTTTGACTGGATGATATCCTCTTCAACTCGACCACCGCCATCGATAGTGATTTCCAGCGGGTATTGAAGTTTTTCAAAAACAGCTGTGAAAACCATATCGCTTTCTATGGTCACTACAATTGGATTTTCTGTTCCGCTAATATCTCCTTCCCATGACGAAAATATCCAAGTATCATTTGCCGCTGCTCTCACCTCAATATCAGTTCCTTCATCATATTCGCCAGTAATAGGAGTTACACTACCCGCTTCAGAAGGCGTTACAGATCCTTCAATAGAATAACGGTTTGATGAATTACTTGAACAGGAAATGCTGAATATTATCGCAAAAATTGAAAGAAGGGCACCATACCCAAATCGTGTAGCGGTTCTCATAATAGTCTTTATCTGATTTTGTATTTACACATGGTTATCTATATAACTATGCGTATTGGAAATCAGGAAGGGACCATTTTTTTGCGTTTGAGCTCTCTTGGGGTTCTTGAAAATGTATCTTAAAAAGAAAAGCGCCGGCCCGGGAAAACCAGGCAGGCGCTATTGGACAATAAGATTTGTAAAGAATTAAATGAAATTACCGCCCGCGATAACCTCCTCTGTCACCACCACCGCCGGAAACTCCTCCGAAGTTGTACCGAAAATTAAGCCTGAATGAACGTGTGGACCATTGGTAATTACTGTCGGTGTAGGAGTTAGGATTGATGATTTCTCCATCGTACTGACGCGAATTCAACAGGTCGCGAATGCTTAAAGAAATTGTAGCTTTTCGATTGAAAAACTCTTTTGAAAGACCGGAACTTACAAACATACTGCCGTCTTCACGGCCCTGGGTTGTCTGCTGAGAACTTGAATAATGAAGCTGACTTTGCAAATTCCAGCTTTCCAAAAATCTCCATCTAAGCCGCAAACGACCGGTAGCTCTGCCTGTTGAACTGCTATATACTTCATCCTGGTATTCTCCTTCACGATCTGACTGGAAAATATTCAGGCTGCCAGAAAGCTGAAAATTACTGAACAACTCTTGGTCGGCAGAAAATTCAACACCCCACGCATCTTCCGTTGCGAGGTTAATAGGACGAGTGGTCGTTATTCCCTGGCCATCGATGGTGGAAACCCGCTCAATCACTTCGGTTCTGTGGCGGTAGTAAAGGCTTGTGAGAAGTGAACCGGAACTCCAGTAACGCAGGTAACCCACTTCATAAGAATTGCCAAATTCCGGTTTTAATTCGGGATTTCCGACCCTTCGATTCCTCGTATCTGAAATTTCTGTAAACGGAAGCAGCATTCGGGACCATGGCCTGTCTATCCGGCGGCTGTAACTGACCTGAAAAGAATTTTTCTCGTTCAATGTGTAGGACAGGAAAACACTCGGAAAAAGATTCAGATAATCCTGATCGCTTCCTTCCCCTGTGCGATCAAGTTCTGTTTGAATACGGGTATTTTCTGCCCGCACTCCAACCTGGTAACTAAAATCTCCGGTTTCGCCCGCAAGAGTTGTATAAAGTGCATTTACGTTTTCAAAGTAGGTGAAATTATCACTGATGCCCAGGTTATTATCGGGCACAACCCATTGTCCGTTTTGCTGTTCTTCAATAGTATAATCGTTATCCATCCAGTCAAAATTTAAACGCATTCCGGCTTCAAGCCTGCCGTTGCTGCCGAGCGGCCTTTCATAATCAGTATCAAAACGCATCTCCTGGTAGGTCTCATCAGAAAAAGTACGCTGATTAAGCGGACTCCCATCACCCTCTTCAATCAGTTGGATAAGGTTTGAATTCTGATCTTGTTTTCCGAATTCAAAATCCGCATCGGCTGTGAGCCTGTGATCGGAACCTTCAAACCGGTTTTCGTATTGCAGGCGTACATCAAAATCATTCTCACGATTTTCTTCTACATCTTCGCGATTGGTTCGTTTTAAAATATCCCAGCTATCAAACACATTCCGATACACGCCCGGACTTCCGGGATCGTAATCGGTATAAATCACATCCGATTCCTCTTGTTCATTTTCAAGGCTGATTCGGGTTGAAACCGTCAACATCTGGCTGGACGGAAGGTAGAAATCGGCCCCAAGATTAGCGCTTCCTTCTTTTTGGGTTTCGTCGGATTCACTGGTCTCGCGATAGGCGTACGTTGTATCCCCGCTGAAACTTTGAAATGTACTTCCTGAACCGGGATCTTGTTCGTATTCAACCTCGAAATTCCCAAACCAGTTGATATTATTCCTGTGATAATTCAGATTGGCTCCCAGCCCGTGATCCTGCGGATAACCGGTATTTGCCTGGATACTTCCATTGAGGCCAAACCGAACATCATCCACAAGTTTAATATTAATAATCCCGCCGGTTCCCTCGGCAGAATATCTGGCTGAAGGATTGGTGATAATTTCCACTTCCTCAATTACATTCGACGGAAGACTGCTCAGGGCTTCAGTACCATTCCGAACCAGGCTGGATGGCCGCCCGTTAATTAAAATCTGTACGCCGGAATTTCCTCTCAGGGATACATTCCCTTCATAATCTACCGTGATGGACGGTACGTTATCGAGCACATCGAGAGCAGATCCCCCAAGGCTTGTGATATCCTGACCCACACTGAAGGAGCGGCTGTCAAAATTCATTCTCATGTACGAACGCTCTCCCTCCACAATCACTTCGTCCATCATCGCTTCTTCCGTTTGAAGCGCAATAGTTCCGAGATCAAGCGTTTCTCCGGCTGATAAATCAAGGTTTACCCGATGCATTCGGTAGGAGACATATGAAATACGCAAAACATAAGTACCGGGATCAATACTAATTGAAAAACGACCATTGCTATCACTCGAAGTCCCTGTTAAAATTTCTGTTTCTGCCTGGTCGAAAACGGCTATCGTTGCATTGGGAATGGAACTGCCGTCAATGTCTTCAACGATTCCTGTAATTTCAGCTTGACTCTCTCCTGATGATTGGGCCAGGATTGTACTTGTGCACCACCCGTAAATCCCGAGGAATACAATAACGTAAATGGTTAATTTTTTCATCAATCTAATGTCTGTATTTCTGATTTTCTCCCAAATTAAAACTTGATATTGCACAAATTTTGTATCAAATCTGAAGCAATTCTGAAGAATAGATCTTGTTTTACATCTTTTTATGATTCTTTGCTTCAGAAAAAAATCGACCAGAAACCTGAGAAAAGGTTTAGTTTTTATTTCAAACGGATTTCAATTCGGTGCCAATTATCAGAATATGTGTATACAATTGATAAATGGTTTTGATCAACAATTCGTTTGATGATAGAAAGGCCAAGTCCAATAGATTCAGAACTTTGTTCCGCTTTTCTGAATCTTTCGAACAGTTGATCGGGGTTTACCTCCGGATCTTCTCCGGTATTGGCAATGACCAGTTTTCTCTCCTCTAAATGGATACGGATTTTTCCGTTTTCCACATTGTGGCGAATGGCATTTTGAAAAAGATTCGTCCATAAAATATCCGCCAAAACCGGGTGCATGTT
It encodes:
- a CDS encoding outer membrane beta-barrel family protein, yielding MKKLTIYVIVFLGIYGWCTSTILAQSSGESQAEITGIVEDIDGSSIPNATIAVFDQAETEILTGTSSDSNGRFSISIDPGTYVLRISYVSYRMHRVNLDLSAGETLDLGTIALQTEEAMMDEVIVEGERSYMRMNFDSRSFSVGQDITSLGGSALDVLDNVPSITVDYEGNVSLRGNSGVQILINGRPSSLVRNGTEALSSLPSNVIEEVEIITNPSARYSAEGTGGIINIKLVDDVRFGLNGSIQANTGYPQDHGLGANLNYHRNNINWFGNFEVEYEQDPGSGSTFQSFSGDTTYAYRETSESDETQKEGSANLGADFYLPSSQMLTVSTRISLENEQEESDVIYTDYDPGSPGVYRNVFDSWDILKRTNREDVEENRENDFDVRLQYENRFEGSDHRLTADADFEFGKQDQNSNLIQLIEEGDGSPLNQRTFSDETYQEMRFDTDYERPLGSNGRLEAGMRLNFDWMDNDYTIEEQQNGQWVVPDNNLGISDNFTYFENVNALYTTLAGETGDFSYQVGVRAENTRIQTELDRTGEGSDQDYLNLFPSVFLSYTLNEKNSFQVSYSRRIDRPWSRMLLPFTEISDTRNRRVGNPELKPEFGNSYEVGYLRYWSSGSLLTSLYYRHRTEVIERVSTIDGQGITTTRPINLATEDAWGVEFSADQELFSNFQLSGSLNIFQSDREGEYQDEVYSSSTGRATGRLRLRWRFLESWNLQSQLHYSSSQQTTQGREDGSMFVSSGLSKEFFNRKATISLSIRDLLNSRQYDGEIINPNSYTDSNYQWSTRSFRLNFRYNFGGVSGGGGDRGGYRGR